A section of the Pseudomonas tritici genome encodes:
- a CDS encoding triphosphoribosyl-dephospho-CoA synthase yields MRALKLHELSLAERLADMAVDALIDEADLSPKPALVDRRGNGAHSDLHLGLMHASALSLWPMFKEMAEAAIEFGEVGLPLREALGRIGREGELAMLATTNDVNTHRGAIWALGLLTAAAALEPRAITLTAARLALLNDRFAPQPMSHGAQVAQRYGARGAREEAQLGFPSVMQRGLPQLRKSRQQNTGEQNARLDALLAIMTDLADTCVLYRAGIEGLNAMQKGAQAVLDAGGSASLAGRRSLHELDNQLLALNASPGGAADLLAACLFIDRLDGAF; encoded by the coding sequence ATGCGCGCCCTCAAACTGCATGAACTGAGCCTGGCTGAACGCCTGGCGGATATGGCCGTCGATGCGCTAATCGACGAGGCGGACCTGTCACCCAAACCTGCGTTGGTGGACCGGCGTGGCAACGGCGCCCACAGCGATCTGCACCTGGGCCTGATGCACGCCTCGGCGCTGTCGCTGTGGCCGATGTTCAAGGAGATGGCTGAGGCGGCTATCGAATTCGGTGAGGTCGGTTTACCCCTGCGCGAAGCCCTTGGGCGCATTGGCCGGGAAGGGGAGTTGGCGATGCTCGCTACCACCAACGACGTGAATACCCATCGTGGTGCCATCTGGGCGCTCGGCTTGCTGACCGCCGCCGCCGCTCTGGAACCACGCGCCATAACGCTGACCGCCGCCAGATTAGCCTTGCTCAACGACCGCTTCGCACCCCAGCCCATGAGCCACGGCGCCCAGGTTGCCCAACGCTACGGCGCCCGCGGCGCCCGCGAGGAAGCGCAACTCGGCTTCCCCTCCGTGATGCAACGTGGCCTGCCGCAACTGCGCAAAAGCCGTCAGCAAAATACCGGCGAACAGAACGCTCGCCTGGATGCCTTGCTCGCGATCATGACTGACCTGGCCGACACCTGCGTGCTCTACCGCGCGGGTATCGAGGGGTTGAATGCCATGCAAAAAGGCGCTCAAGCGGTGTTGGACGCCGGTGGCAGCGCAAGCCTCGCTGGGCGTCGCAGCTTGCACGAACTGGACAACCAGTTGCTGGCCCTGAATGCCTCCCCCGGTGGCGCCGCTGACCTGTTGGCCGCCTGCCTGTTTATCGATCGTCTCGACGGAGCGTTTTGA
- a CDS encoding LysR family transcriptional regulator produces MLIDEEFTLKKLEIFLAFMRTGNLARAAAELQTSNVSVHRAIHSLENALRCPLFKHEGRNLTPLESAYVLEERAQKLVADVVDSVRLTREAAGFSAERFKLGSLYSLTVKTVPQLIMGLKIRRSELNIDLILGSNFDLLYKLKNMEVDAILISLDEHANDPDCEQIALFTDDIFLATPAESPFDREQEIDLADVRDATFITLTQGFATHQDGNRVFKQAGFEPKVAMQVNDIFTLLSMVSSGVGYALLPGRIAAVYENRVKLIPLQPRYRLQQQIGVVFLKAKERDPNLLALLAECRMYANRGANPPARA; encoded by the coding sequence ATGCTGATCGATGAAGAATTCACCCTCAAAAAGCTCGAAATCTTCCTGGCGTTCATGCGCACCGGCAACCTGGCCCGCGCCGCCGCCGAGCTGCAAACCAGTAACGTCAGCGTGCACCGCGCCATCCACTCCCTGGAAAATGCGCTGCGCTGCCCACTGTTCAAACACGAAGGGCGCAACCTCACCCCGCTGGAAAGCGCCTACGTGTTGGAAGAGCGCGCACAGAAACTGGTGGCCGATGTGGTCGACAGCGTGCGCCTGACCCGCGAGGCCGCAGGTTTCTCCGCCGAACGCTTCAAGCTCGGCTCGCTGTATTCGCTCACGGTGAAGACCGTGCCGCAGCTGATCATGGGCCTGAAAATCCGTCGCAGCGAACTCAACATCGACCTGATCCTGGGCTCCAACTTCGACCTGCTCTACAAGCTCAAGAACATGGAGGTGGACGCGATCCTCATCTCGCTGGATGAGCACGCCAACGACCCCGACTGCGAACAGATCGCGCTGTTTACCGACGATATTTTCCTCGCCACTCCGGCCGAATCACCGTTCGACCGCGAGCAGGAAATTGACCTGGCCGATGTGCGCGACGCCACGTTCATCACCCTCACCCAAGGCTTCGCTACCCACCAGGACGGCAATCGGGTGTTCAAGCAGGCGGGGTTCGAGCCGAAGGTGGCGATGCAAGTGAATGACATCTTCACCCTGCTGAGCATGGTCAGTTCAGGGGTGGGCTATGCGTTGCTGCCGGGCAGGATTGCGGCGGTGTATGAGAACCGCGTGAAGCTGATACCGCTGCAACCCAGGTATCGGTTGCAGCAGCAGATTGGCGTGGTGTTCTTGAAGGCCAAGGAGCGCGACCCTAACTTGCTCGCGCTGTTGGCGGAGTGTCGGATGTATGCCAACCGGGGCGCTAACCCACCAGCCCGCGCATGA
- a CDS encoding malonate decarboxylase holo-ACP synthase, whose amino-acid sequence MVNAHDLLWGMTPAHLPADAPAWAVEVIGAGHPVVVRRAIVEPGLVAVGVRGRLREQRLAAEMPFAAVQRCVVPEALRAVASPRNLPALRALAALQTVLANETWGVTGSAGFELATGIEALHAQSDLDLIVRTPEPLARGDAEDLLVILETAECAVDLQLQTPFGAVALREWASGSRRVLLKTVSGAHLVLDPWQAVA is encoded by the coding sequence ATGGTGAACGCGCACGACCTGCTCTGGGGCATGACCCCGGCGCACCTGCCTGCTGATGCGCCGGCCTGGGCAGTGGAGGTGATTGGTGCCGGTCACCCGGTGGTGGTGCGTCGCGCCATCGTCGAGCCGGGCCTGGTTGCAGTGGGTGTGCGCGGGCGTTTGCGTGAGCAGCGGCTTGCTGCTGAAATGCCCTTCGCGGCGGTGCAGCGGTGCGTAGTACCGGAAGCTTTGCGCGCCGTGGCGTCGCCACGGAACTTGCCCGCACTGCGAGCACTTGCGGCGCTGCAGACGGTGCTGGCGAACGAAACTTGGGGCGTCACTGGCAGCGCCGGTTTCGAACTGGCCACGGGTATCGAAGCGCTGCATGCCCAGAGCGACCTGGATTTGATTGTGCGCACGCCCGAGCCATTGGCGCGAGGTGATGCCGAAGATTTGTTGGTGATTCTTGAAACGGCGGAGTGCGCCGTGGACCTGCAACTGCAAACCCCTTTCGGTGCAGTCGCCTTGCGCGAATGGGCGAGCGGGTCACGCCGTGTGCTGCTCAAAACCGTCAGCGGTGCGCACCTCGTGCTTGATCCATGGCAGGCCGTGGCATGA
- the mdcA gene encoding malonate decarboxylase subunit alpha translates to MTTTITPDSRWTRRRDEKQRRLGLVKKYADGAVLPSDRIVEALEALILPGDRVVLEGNNQKQADFLSRSLAKADPAKLHDLHMIMPSVGRSEHLDLFEKGIARKLDFSFAGTQSLRISQLLEDGLLEIGAIHTYIELYARLVVDLIPNVVLSAGFMADRAGNIYTGASTEDTPALIEPAAFSDGIVIVQVNQLVDDVTDLPRVDIPASWVDFVVVADKPFYIEPLFTRDPRHIKPVHVLMAMMAIRGIYEKHNVQSLNHGIGFNTAAIELILPTYGESLGLKGKICRNWTLNPHPTLIPAIESGWVESVHCFGTELGMENYIAARPDIFFTGRDGSMRSNRMFCQLAGQYAVDLFIGATLQVDGDGHSSTVTRGRLAGFGGAPNMGHDPRGRRHGTPAWLDMRHGDAPEALLERGKKLVVQMVETFQEGGKPTFVDTLDAVEVARKSGMPLAPIMIYGDDVTHLLTEEGIAYLYKARSLEERQAMIAAVAGVTAIGMRHNPKDTARMRREGLIALPEDLGIRRTDATRELLAAKSVADLVEWSGGLYNPPAKFRSW, encoded by the coding sequence ATGACAACAACAATCACCCCCGACTCGCGCTGGACGCGGCGGCGCGACGAGAAGCAACGGCGGCTCGGGCTGGTCAAAAAATACGCAGACGGGGCGGTGTTGCCCAGCGACAGGATCGTCGAGGCGCTTGAGGCGCTGATCCTGCCCGGCGACCGCGTGGTGCTGGAGGGCAACAACCAAAAGCAGGCGGATTTTCTCTCGCGCTCCCTGGCCAAGGCCGACCCGGCCAAGCTCCACGATTTGCACATGATCATGCCCAGCGTCGGCCGTTCCGAGCACTTGGACCTGTTTGAAAAAGGTATCGCACGCAAACTCGACTTCTCCTTTGCTGGCACCCAATCCCTGCGCATCAGCCAGTTGCTGGAAGACGGTCTGCTGGAAATCGGTGCGATCCATACCTATATCGAACTCTACGCACGGCTGGTGGTGGACCTGATCCCCAACGTGGTGCTCTCCGCCGGTTTCATGGCCGACCGCGCCGGCAATATCTACACCGGTGCCAGCACCGAAGACACTCCGGCGTTGATCGAGCCCGCCGCGTTCAGCGATGGCATCGTCATCGTGCAGGTCAACCAGTTGGTCGACGACGTCACCGACTTGCCCCGCGTCGACATCCCGGCGAGCTGGGTGGATTTTGTGGTGGTGGCCGACAAGCCGTTCTACATCGAACCGCTGTTCACCCGCGACCCGCGTCACATCAAGCCAGTCCACGTGCTGATGGCGATGATGGCGATCCGCGGCATCTACGAAAAACATAATGTGCAGTCGCTCAACCATGGTATCGGCTTCAACACCGCCGCCATCGAGTTGATCCTGCCGACCTACGGCGAATCCCTCGGCCTCAAGGGCAAGATCTGCCGCAACTGGACCCTCAACCCGCACCCAACCCTGATCCCCGCCATCGAAAGCGGTTGGGTGGAAAGCGTGCATTGCTTCGGCACTGAACTGGGCATGGAGAACTACATCGCCGCACGGCCAGACATTTTCTTCACCGGCCGCGACGGCTCGATGCGCTCCAACCGAATGTTCTGCCAACTGGCCGGCCAATACGCGGTGGACCTGTTTATCGGCGCCACCCTGCAAGTCGACGGCGACGGCCATTCTTCCACCGTGACCCGTGGCCGCCTCGCCGGTTTTGGTGGCGCGCCGAACATGGGGCACGACCCGCGCGGCCGTCGCCATGGCACGCCAGCCTGGCTCGATATGCGCCACGGCGACGCCCCGGAAGCTTTGCTAGAACGCGGCAAAAAGCTTGTCGTGCAAATGGTCGAGACCTTCCAGGAAGGCGGTAAACCGACCTTCGTCGACACCCTCGACGCGGTGGAAGTGGCGCGCAAAAGCGGCATGCCGCTGGCGCCGATCATGATCTACGGTGACGACGTGACTCACCTGCTCACCGAAGAAGGCATTGCCTACCTGTACAAGGCGCGTTCCCTTGAGGAGCGCCAGGCGATGATCGCCGCCGTTGCCGGGGTGACTGCCATTGGCATGCGCCACAACCCCAAGGACACCGCACGCATGCGCCGCGAAGGCTTGATCGCCTTGCCCGAAGACTTAGGCATCCGTCGCACCGACGCCACCCGCGAACTGTTGGCCGCCAAAAGCGTGGCTGACTTGGTGGAGTGGTCCGGTGGCCTGTACAACCCGCCCGCCAAATTCAGGAGCTGGTAA
- the trhA gene encoding PAQR family membrane homeostasis protein TrhA — MYHGERFNAWSHLLGAIAAFVGAVWMLVVASLDGSPWKIVSVAIYGFTLLVLYSASTVYHSVQGRRKEIMQKVDHFSIYLLIAGSYTPFCLVTLRGPWGWALFGIVWGLAVIGILQEIKPRSEARILSIVIYAVMGWIVLVAVKPLIAALGTAGFTWLAAGGVLYTVGIIFFALEDRLRHSHGIWHLFVIGGSLLHFVAIMHYVL, encoded by the coding sequence ATGTACCACGGGGAACGATTCAACGCCTGGAGCCATTTGCTCGGTGCAATCGCGGCGTTTGTAGGCGCAGTGTGGATGTTGGTGGTGGCGAGCCTGGATGGCAGTCCCTGGAAGATCGTGAGCGTGGCAATTTATGGTTTTACGCTGCTGGTGTTGTACAGCGCGTCCACCGTGTATCACAGCGTGCAGGGCCGCCGTAAAGAAATCATGCAGAAGGTTGATCACTTTTCGATCTATCTGTTGATCGCCGGCAGTTACACGCCGTTTTGTCTGGTGACCTTGAGAGGGCCGTGGGGCTGGGCGCTGTTCGGCATCGTGTGGGGGCTGGCGGTGATCGGCATCCTGCAAGAGATCAAGCCGCGCTCCGAGGCGCGCATCCTGTCGATCGTGATTTATGCGGTGATGGGCTGGATTGTGCTGGTGGCGGTCAAGCCGCTGATCGCCGCGCTGGGCACGGCAGGGTTTACCTGGCTGGCGGCGGGCGGGGTGTTGTACACCGTCGGCATCATCTTTTTTGCGTTGGAGGACCGCCTGCGGCACTCCCATGGGATCTGGCATTTGTTTGTGATTGGCGGCAGCCTGCTGCACTTTGTGGCGATCATGCATTACGTGCTGTAA
- the madL gene encoding malonate transporter subunit MadL yields MIIYGVAFLALCTLAGLFVGELLGKWMGIPANVGGVGIAMLLLIGLGSYLAKRGLFTGKSEQGVSFWAAIYIPIVVAMAAQQNVYGAISGGPMAILAGTLAVVLGFALVPVLVRIGNREPSAVVPTKEAG; encoded by the coding sequence ATGATTATTTACGGTGTGGCGTTTTTGGCGCTCTGTACGTTGGCCGGCCTGTTCGTCGGTGAACTGCTGGGCAAATGGATGGGCATTCCGGCCAACGTCGGCGGGGTGGGTATCGCTATGTTGCTGTTGATCGGGCTGGGCAGTTACCTCGCCAAGCGCGGCTTGTTTACCGGTAAATCGGAGCAGGGCGTGAGCTTCTGGGCGGCCATTTATATCCCGATCGTGGTGGCCATGGCTGCCCAGCAAAACGTCTACGGTGCAATCAGTGGCGGCCCGATGGCGATTCTGGCTGGGACACTCGCGGTGGTGCTGGGTTTTGCCCTGGTGCCAGTGCTGGTGCGCATCGGCAACCGTGAGCCAAGCGCGGTTGTCCCCACCAAAGAAGCCGGGTGA
- the mdcE gene encoding biotin-independent malonate decarboxylase subunit gamma — protein MRGLQWFNALSVGATPVSGLPDSLKVADGVVGEHAVRFLAVVTDEHNRFPRARSGEVGLLEGWGLAKAVDEAIEKGDKRPLIAIVDVPSQAYGRREEALGIHQALAAAADSYARARLAGHPVIALLVGKAMSGAFLAHGYQANRLIALRDPGVMVHAMGKASAARVTLRSVEELEALAASVPPMAYDIDSYASLGLLWETLSVSQIEQPTAEDVARVSDCLVSAIKDIGGSDLSGRLGATNRAASSHVRQLLREQW, from the coding sequence ATGAGAGGTTTGCAGTGGTTCAACGCATTGAGCGTCGGCGCGACGCCTGTTTCGGGTTTGCCGGATTCTCTGAAAGTGGCCGACGGCGTAGTGGGCGAACACGCCGTGCGCTTTCTGGCCGTGGTCACCGACGAACACAATCGCTTCCCCCGCGCACGCAGTGGTGAAGTCGGGTTGCTGGAAGGTTGGGGGCTCGCTAAGGCGGTGGATGAAGCCATCGAGAAAGGCGACAAGCGCCCGCTGATCGCCATCGTCGATGTGCCGAGCCAAGCCTACGGACGTCGCGAAGAAGCCCTCGGCATCCACCAGGCGCTGGCCGCCGCCGCTGACAGCTACGCCCGCGCGCGACTGGCCGGGCATCCGGTGATTGCGCTGCTGGTAGGTAAAGCCATGTCCGGTGCATTCCTCGCCCACGGGTACCAGGCCAACCGCCTGATCGCCCTGCGCGACCCCGGTGTGATGGTGCACGCCATGGGCAAGGCGTCGGCGGCGCGGGTGACCCTGCGCAGTGTCGAAGAACTGGAAGCCTTGGCCGCCAGCGTGCCGCCGATGGCCTATGACATCGACAGTTATGCCAGCCTCGGTTTGCTTTGGGAGACCTTGTCGGTCAGCCAGATCGAACAGCCAACGGCGGAAGACGTGGCGCGCGTCAGCGATTGCCTGGTGAGTGCGATCAAGGATATCGGGGGCAGTGATTTGAGCGGGCGCCTTGGTGCAACCAATCGCGCTGCGTCCAGCCATGTTCGCCAACTGCTGCGGGAACAATGGTGA
- a CDS encoding LysR family transcriptional regulator produces the protein MRLRHIEIFQAIRQTGSVSAAAQLLHVSQPAVTKVLQHAELQLGFPLFLRVRGKLQPTPEALALESEVEKVTESLQGVRRLAKSLRRAPGQSVRIGAIPALALSLLPPAILEWKRDYPDMACELSSDHSRELVQKLLMREIDLALTLNFSGHPGLTTQVLANGVLVALASKGYWSDAELSSPLPLADLAGTPLIGLSSADPLAAKLDSYLENVDPPPRVTISVQTYSLARAMVESGAGLTVIDPFTALGASTATTCIRTLTPPLPITLYALTRADEPPPHMLANLLEIFGHRARELLERL, from the coding sequence ATGCGCTTGCGTCATATCGAAATCTTCCAGGCCATCCGCCAGACCGGCTCCGTCAGCGCCGCCGCGCAACTGCTGCATGTGTCGCAACCGGCGGTGACCAAGGTGTTGCAGCACGCCGAATTGCAGCTGGGCTTCCCGCTGTTTCTGCGCGTGCGCGGCAAGTTGCAGCCCACGCCGGAAGCCCTGGCGCTGGAAAGCGAAGTGGAAAAAGTCACAGAAAGCCTGCAAGGCGTGCGGCGCCTGGCCAAGAGTTTGCGCCGTGCACCGGGCCAGAGTGTGCGCATCGGCGCGATCCCGGCGCTGGCATTGTCGCTGCTGCCGCCAGCCATTCTTGAGTGGAAGCGCGATTACCCGGACATGGCCTGTGAGTTGTCCAGCGACCACAGCCGCGAGCTGGTGCAGAAGCTGCTGATGCGTGAGATTGACTTGGCGCTAACCCTCAACTTTTCCGGCCATCCAGGGCTGACCACGCAAGTGCTGGCCAACGGGGTGTTGGTGGCATTGGCGTCCAAAGGCTATTGGTCTGATGCGGAGCTGAGCAGCCCACTGCCCCTGGCTGATCTGGCGGGTACGCCGCTGATAGGTCTTTCCAGCGCCGACCCGCTGGCGGCTAAACTCGACAGCTACCTGGAAAACGTCGATCCGCCGCCAAGGGTGACGATCTCCGTACAAACCTACTCGCTGGCCCGTGCGATGGTGGAATCCGGCGCCGGCCTTACGGTGATCGACCCCTTCACCGCGCTCGGTGCTTCGACCGCCACCACCTGCATCCGCACGCTCACTCCGCCGCTGCCGATCACGCTGTACGCCCTGACCCGCGCCGATGAACCGCCGCCGCATATGTTGGCTAATCTGCTGGAGATTTTCGGCCACCGCGCCCGAGAGCTGCTGGAACGGCTCTAA
- the madM gene encoding malonate transporter subunit MadM yields MYESMMKVITGYGLISGFAVIGLTMWVSYWISDTFTKGRLHGSAIAILLGLVLSYVGGAFTGGSKGVVDIPLLSGIGLLGGAMLRDFAIVATAFGVSVDELKRAGYVGVLALFVGVGSSFIAGVGVAMAFGYTDAVSLTTIGAGAVTYIVGPVTGAAIGASSEVMALSIAAGLIKAILVMVMTPFVAPLIGLNNPRSAVIFGGLMGTSSGVAGGLAATDPKLVPYGCLTAAFYTALGCLLGPSLLFLIMRGLVG; encoded by the coding sequence ATGTACGAATCAATGATGAAAGTGATCACTGGCTACGGCCTGATCAGTGGCTTTGCGGTAATCGGGCTGACCATGTGGGTCTCTTACTGGATCTCTGACACCTTCACCAAAGGCCGCCTGCACGGCTCGGCCATCGCTATTCTGTTGGGTCTGGTGCTGTCTTACGTCGGCGGTGCGTTTACCGGTGGCTCCAAGGGGGTGGTGGATATTCCGTTGTTGTCGGGTATTGGCCTGCTGGGCGGGGCGATGCTGCGCGACTTTGCCATTGTTGCCACGGCGTTTGGCGTGAGTGTCGATGAGCTGAAACGGGCAGGATACGTCGGGGTATTGGCGTTGTTCGTGGGCGTGGGCTCATCGTTCATCGCGGGCGTCGGGGTGGCCATGGCGTTTGGCTACACCGATGCCGTGAGCCTGACCACCATCGGCGCCGGCGCCGTGACGTACATTGTCGGCCCGGTGACCGGTGCGGCGATTGGCGCCAGTTCCGAAGTGATGGCGCTGTCGATCGCCGCCGGGTTGATCAAGGCCATTCTGGTGATGGTGATGACGCCGTTCGTTGCCCCGCTTATCGGTTTGAATAACCCTCGTAGCGCGGTGATTTTCGGCGGGCTCATGGGCACCTCCAGCGGTGTGGCTGGCGGCTTGGCCGCAACCGACCCGAAACTGGTGCCCTACGGCTGCCTGACCGCGGCGTTTTATACCGCGCTGGGCTGTTTGCTGGGGCCTTCGCTGTTGTTTCTGATCATGCGCGGGCTGGTGGGTTAG
- a CDS encoding malonate decarboxylase subunit delta encodes METLSFEFPAGQPPKGRALVGCVGSGDLEVLLEPGTPGTLTIQVQTSVKGAEQRWQHLFERIFQEQTPPALKIDIHDFGATPGVVRLRLEQGFEEVGHD; translated from the coding sequence ATGGAAACCTTATCCTTTGAATTCCCCGCCGGGCAGCCGCCAAAAGGCCGCGCGCTGGTGGGTTGTGTCGGCTCGGGCGACCTGGAAGTGCTGCTGGAACCAGGCACGCCGGGCACGCTGACCATCCAGGTGCAGACTTCGGTGAAGGGCGCCGAGCAACGCTGGCAGCATCTGTTCGAACGCATCTTCCAGGAGCAGACGCCACCGGCGTTGAAGATTGATATCCACGATTTCGGCGCGACCCCCGGCGTGGTGCGTTTGCGTCTGGAACAAGGCTTCGAGGAGGTTGGTCATGACTGA
- a CDS encoding biotin-independent malonate decarboxylase subunit beta, with amino-acid sequence MTDLLAKHSFVELGARQRAKALLDAGSYRELIDPFQRVMSPWLSRQGVVPQADDGVVIAKGCIAGLPVVIAAIEGNFQGGSLGEVGGAKIAGALELAAEDNRKGIPTRAVLLLETGGVRLQEANLGLAAIADIHAAIVDLRQYQPVVGVVAGSVGCFGGMSIAAGLCSYLVVTREARLGLNGPQVIEQEAGLEEYDSRDRPFIWSLTGGEQRFNSGLADRYVADDVAQIQQTVSALLEQGLPAQQRSRQAEYYLARLAELDTTPQIDPAAVRELYQGERS; translated from the coding sequence ATGACTGACTTGCTCGCTAAACACAGCTTTGTTGAATTGGGTGCGCGGCAGCGGGCCAAGGCGCTGCTGGATGCAGGTTCCTATCGCGAATTGATCGACCCGTTCCAGCGCGTTATGTCGCCGTGGCTCAGCCGTCAAGGCGTGGTGCCGCAAGCCGATGACGGCGTGGTGATCGCCAAGGGCTGCATCGCTGGCTTGCCGGTGGTGATCGCGGCGATCGAAGGCAATTTCCAGGGCGGCAGCCTGGGTGAAGTCGGCGGTGCAAAAATCGCAGGCGCTCTGGAGCTGGCGGCTGAAGACAATCGCAAGGGCATTCCGACCCGCGCAGTCCTGCTGCTGGAAACCGGTGGCGTGCGCTTGCAGGAGGCCAACCTGGGCCTGGCGGCGATTGCGGATATCCATGCGGCGATTGTCGACCTGCGCCAATACCAGCCGGTAGTTGGCGTGGTGGCGGGCAGTGTCGGTTGCTTTGGCGGTATGTCGATTGCGGCCGGGCTGTGCAGTTATCTCGTGGTCACCCGTGAAGCGCGTCTGGGCCTGAATGGCCCGCAAGTGATCGAACAGGAAGCGGGGCTTGAAGAATATGACTCCCGCGACCGGCCTTTCATCTGGAGCCTTACCGGCGGTGAGCAGCGCTTCAACAGCGGCCTGGCCGACCGTTATGTGGCAGACGATGTGGCGCAGATTCAGCAGACCGTCAGCGCACTGCTGGAACAAGGCCTGCCCGCCCAGCAACGCAGCCGTCAGGCCGAATATTACCTGGCGCGCCTGGCCGAATTGGACACCACACCGCAAATCGACCCGGCGGCGGTGCGCGAGCTGTATCAAGGAGAACGCTCATGA
- a CDS encoding DUF6124 family protein — MVKPTPNPPLFTVNPTQTTETLLVNASETLSSLNALTCNLAFDLDASQRAIMLGIQQMAEFGQLLVERALEQVSPSPEVVPKRD, encoded by the coding sequence ATGGTCAAACCTACCCCCAATCCGCCCCTCTTTACCGTAAACCCTACCCAAACCACCGAAACCCTGCTGGTCAATGCCAGCGAAACCCTGTCTTCCCTCAACGCACTCACCTGCAACCTGGCCTTCGACCTGGACGCTTCCCAGCGCGCAATCATGCTGGGGATTCAGCAAATGGCTGAGTTCGGACAATTGTTGGTCGAAAGGGCGTTGGAGCAAGTCAGCCCGTCGCCGGAGGTGGTCCCAAAAAGGGACTGA
- the mdcH gene encoding malonate decarboxylase subunit epsilon: protein MSSLLVFPGQGAQRPGMLQALPAAVLEQASDALGEDVRALDSAQALVNTRAVQLCLLIAGVAHARLLQHTPDYVAGLSIGAYPAAVIAGALDFNDAIKLVSLRGELMQNAYPQGYGMTALIGPELSTVEHLLADIHSPETPVYLANINADNQTVIAGSDAAMRQVASRIKGNGIAKRLAVSVPSHCALLEQPAQELAEAFVTLKAPRITYLSSTRARPIHNPEQLRDDLALNMCRVVDWRGTVQSAYERGVRLQIELPPGAVLTGLSRRVFEQGTVIAYEGARLDTLQALLQEEERRHR from the coding sequence ATGAGCAGCCTTCTCGTCTTCCCCGGCCAGGGCGCCCAACGCCCAGGCATGCTCCAGGCGTTGCCGGCCGCTGTGTTGGAGCAAGCCAGCGATGCCTTGGGTGAGGACGTTCGCGCATTGGATTCGGCGCAAGCCCTGGTGAATACCCGCGCTGTTCAGCTTTGCCTGCTGATCGCTGGCGTGGCCCACGCGCGCCTGCTGCAACACACGCCGGATTATGTCGCGGGCCTGTCCATCGGTGCCTATCCGGCGGCGGTGATCGCAGGCGCGCTGGACTTCAACGACGCAATCAAACTGGTCAGCCTGCGCGGTGAGCTGATGCAAAACGCTTATCCACAGGGCTACGGAATGACCGCCCTGATTGGCCCGGAGTTATCCACAGTCGAACATCTGTTGGCTGATATCCACAGCCCCGAAACCCCGGTGTACCTGGCCAATATCAACGCCGACAACCAAACCGTGATCGCCGGGAGCGACGCCGCCATGAGGCAGGTCGCCAGCCGCATCAAAGGCAACGGCATCGCCAAACGCCTGGCCGTCAGCGTGCCGTCCCATTGCGCGCTGCTGGAGCAACCGGCGCAGGAGCTGGCCGAGGCATTCGTTACGCTCAAGGCGCCGCGCATTACCTACCTGAGCAGCACGCGCGCGCGGCCTATTCACAACCCGGAACAGCTACGCGACGACCTGGCCCTCAATATGTGCCGCGTCGTCGACTGGCGCGGCACCGTGCAAAGCGCCTATGAGCGCGGCGTGCGCCTGCAAATCGAACTACCCCCCGGCGCCGTACTCACCGGCCTGTCGCGCCGCGTGTTTGAACAAGGCACGGTGATCGCCTATGAAGGCGCCCGCCTGGATACCTTGCAGGCCCTGCTGCAAGAGGAGGAACGCCGCCACCGATAA